The DNA window AACGGCAAGCGCGCCGCGGCCTTCGCGGCGGTCGGCGGCGTGGTCGCGGTGGGCCTGATCGGCACGCTCGTGGTGCTCCTGCCCACCGACGCCGCCGAGAAGCCCGCCGCCGAAATCGGCCCGTCGGCACCGCTCGTGCCCTCGTCGAGCACTTCGTCGACCGCGCCTTCGACGTCGTACCCGACCTGGACGCCGCCGCCCGCACCGGTGCAGCCGCCACCGGAACCGGCGAAGCCGAAGCCGTCGACGACCAAGCCCCCGCCCAAGAAACCGGTCACCACCGCGAAGCCACCGGCGCCGAAACCGCCCCCGCGCGACCCGGCGGAGGACTGGCAGGACGCCATCGAGTCGGCGATCAATCAGTGGCAGGAGTGGTACGAGCACCACCGGCACTGAGTCCACTGTGCACGGTGGCGCCCGTGGATTTCCCCGGTGTCACAACCATTCCCGCAGATCCGCGAGATCGACGAGGGGCATACCCCAGCGCACGGCGGCGACCTCGGCGTCGGCGGCGCCCGCCATCGTCCCGTCGTGGTTCATCACCTCGCAGCACACGCCGACCGGGGGCAGCCCGGCCGCGGCGCACAGCGCGACGGTCGCTTCGGTGTGCCCCTGCCGTTCGCCGAGCAGGCCCGGCCGCGCCCGTAGCGGTGAGATGTGCCCTGGGCGGAGGAAATCGGCGGGAACCGCGGTGGGATCGGCCATCCGCCGCACGGTCGCGGCGCGTTCGGCCGCGGACACCCCGGTGCCTTCCGCGGACGCCAGGTCGACCGGGACGCAGAACGCGGTGCCGTGCCGGTCGCCGTCACCGGGGATCGGGTCGATCCCGAGCCGGTCGAGCACCTCGGGCGCGCACGGGACCGCCGGTAATCCGCACACCGCGGTGAGCAGGAACCGGAACGCGTCCGGTTTGAGCCGCGCGCCCGCGAACACCACGTCCGCCTCGCCCTCGGTCGCGGGATCCCAGACGACGACCCCGCCTCCCGCCGCGAGCTGGCGCACCGCCTTGTCCACGCCCGTCCTGCCGGACACGTGCCCTGCCCAGTGCAGCCCGGTGACCACCGCTTCGACTTCACGCCCTGCCGCGGCGCCTCGGCGCGCGACGAGCCTCGCGACGAGATCGGCTTCGAGGTTCACGCGGTCACCCGGTGCCAGCGCACCGAGGCCGGTGGCCGACGCGGTCACCGGGAGCACCACGATCGAGAAGCGGTCGCGCAGCACCTCGGCGACGGTCACGCTCACCCCGTCGACGGCGATCGGTGCCTTGCCGACGAGTTGGTTCAGCATCCGCTCCGGCGGCCGGATCCACACCCGGTGACCCGTGCCTTCGGCGTCCACCCTGACCACCTTGCCGACGGCGTCCACGTAACCCTGGACGAGGTGCCCGTCGAGTACGTCGCCGAGCCGCAGCGGGGTTTCGATGTTGACGCGGGCGCCGTCGGCGGTGGTGTCGAAGGTGGACCGCCGCCGCGTTTCGGCGGTGACGGTGGCGCGGAACGAACGGTCGTCGAGGTCTCGCACGGTGAGCCGTACCCCGTCGACGCACACCGAACCCCCGGGTTCGAGCGAGCCCGCGCTCTTCGGCGCGCCGATTCGAACGGACTCGCCGGCGACCTCTTCGACGACGCCCGTTTCACTGATCCGACCGGTGAACATGCTTCTCCCAACCCAGCGGTGACGGCCCGGCACGGCCCGGATCGTCCGGGCCTTCGGGCGGGGTCTGACCGCATGGTCCCGGAATCGCACCGGGTCGTTCCGCCACTGCGGCGGAACCGGCCGACTGTACGGCCGCACCGTGGAGTTGCACCGCTCGAATTCATACCACACCGCGCCACGCCGGTGGCGCGTCCGGGAATACCCCTGCCGCGCGAGTGGTTGAACGCTCAAGTAAACTGCGTGAGTAGAAGCGACACAGGGTGGGAGGCCGAGATGCAGTTCGGGATCTTCACGGTCGGGGACGTCACGCCCGACCCCACGACGGGCGTGACGCCGTCCGAGCACGAGCGCATCAAGGCGATGGTGACGATCGCGCGCAAGGCCGAGGAAGTCGGTCTCGACGTGTTCGCGAGCGGGGAGCACCACAATCCGCCGTTCGTGCCGTCGTCGCCGACGACGATGCTCGGGTACGTCGCCGCGCGGACCGAAAAGCTCATCCTGTCCACGTCGACGACGCTGATCACCACGAACGACCCGGTGAAGATCGCCGAGGACTTCGCGATGCTCCAGCACCTCGCCGACGGCAGGGTGGATCTGATGATGGGCCGCGGCAACACCGCACCGGTGTACCCGTGGTTCGGCAAGGACATCCGCCAGGGAATCCCGCTCGCGATCGAGAACTACCAGCTGCTGCACCGGTTGTGGCGCGAGCACGTGGTCGACTGGGAAGGCCGGTTCCGCACGCCGCTGCAGGGCTTCACCTCGACCCCGCGTCCGCTCGACGGCGTGCCCCCGTTCGTCTGGCACGGTTCGATCCGCAGCCCGGAAATCGCCGAGCAGGCCGCTTTCTACGGCGATGGGTTCTTCGCGAACCACATCTTCTGGCCGAAGGAGCACTTCATCGCGCTCGTGAACCTCTACCGCGAACGGTTCGAGCACTACGGGCACGGCACGGCGGACCAGGCGATCGTCGGCCTCGGCGGGCAGGTGTTCCTGCGCCGCAACTCGCAGGACGCGGTGCGGGAGTTCCGGCCGTACTTCGACAACGCGCCGG is part of the Amycolatopsis sp. CA-230715 genome and encodes:
- a CDS encoding LLM class flavin-dependent oxidoreductase, producing MQFGIFTVGDVTPDPTTGVTPSEHERIKAMVTIARKAEEVGLDVFASGEHHNPPFVPSSPTTMLGYVAARTEKLILSTSTTLITTNDPVKIAEDFAMLQHLADGRVDLMMGRGNTAPVYPWFGKDIRQGIPLAIENYQLLHRLWREHVVDWEGRFRTPLQGFTSTPRPLDGVPPFVWHGSIRSPEIAEQAAFYGDGFFANHIFWPKEHFIALVNLYRERFEHYGHGTADQAIVGLGGQVFLRRNSQDAVREFRPYFDNAPVYGHGPSLESFTDQTPLSVGSPQEVIDKTLTFREHFGDYQRQLFLVDHAGLPLKTVLEQLDLLGEEVVPVLRKELDVKRPSHVPDGPTHASLKAAKAGAVV
- a CDS encoding riboflavin synthase, whose translation is MFTGRISETGVVEEVAGESVRIGAPKSAGSLEPGGSVCVDGVRLTVRDLDDRSFRATVTAETRRRSTFDTTADGARVNIETPLRLGDVLDGHLVQGYVDAVGKVVRVDAEGTGHRVWIRPPERMLNQLVGKAPIAVDGVSVTVAEVLRDRFSIVVLPVTASATGLGALAPGDRVNLEADLVARLVARRGAAAGREVEAVVTGLHWAGHVSGRTGVDKAVRQLAAGGGVVVWDPATEGEADVVFAGARLKPDAFRFLLTAVCGLPAVPCAPEVLDRLGIDPIPGDGDRHGTAFCVPVDLASAEGTGVSAAERAATVRRMADPTAVPADFLRPGHISPLRARPGLLGERQGHTEATVALCAAAGLPPVGVCCEVMNHDGTMAGAADAEVAAVRWGMPLVDLADLREWL